The genomic stretch TGTTCGTTTGGGTAGGGAGGTGAACAttacgtgtgtgtatgtgtataataatgtgtgtgttgctttactgtgttcaaatgtttgcatTTGGTTCTAGTGTGCTTAACTTTACATTGTAAAAGGTGATGCATGTAAAAGTAATGTCacatttaaatactttttattatttttaaaagaagtGCCAAAACCTTCATAACACCGTATGATACCCAGAAATATTTAGTGACCGTGTCTGTGCCTCTTTAGTGATTTATGACAAAGTGGATAACCAGTTAATTGTGTTGTCTTCTGACGTTCAAGATTTAGCTAGTCGATTGGTCAGGAATGGCTTGTAGGATTGTAAAACTGTTAAATTTACGTTGTTACTTTCATGAAAAAGCCATAAACATCAATGTTAACAAGCTCTCTTCTGTTTTCCTTCTTCAGAGAGGAGCTTGACCTGGGTGAGATCATGGATTTGGATTTTGACATGGAGGCCCCATTAGATTGTGGAACTGAACAGCAGTATCCAAAATCCAGTGTTTCGTCATTGCCGCAGGTAAAAACTTGATGTGGAACTGTACATGTAATTATAAATGATGGCTTTTAACCGTCTTTTGTATTAATGTTGTTGTGTAATATTAGAAAGACTGTATATAACTTATTCCCATCTATTGATATTTGCACTCCAGGTAAAGTGCACTGTACTTATGTATTGTAATGCATGTGCTGCTTGTGGTCAAATAGAATCACATCACACAAAACGGATCATTTTTTTGTGGTTACTGCTGCAAATCTGCCTTTCTTGTATGTTGTATGTGTGTTCTTTAGTCATAATATTGATGTCCCCACAGGACTCGTGCACTGGAACCCCTAGcaaaatgatgaagatgaatgaGACCGAGATGGCTTGACCTATTTCACTGATGCTCCACAAATGCGACAGAGAACTGTCTGTCGTAATGCACTGTTTGATTTTGTTATTGCCGTTCTACTTACTCACTTTAACTTCATGtttcccttcttctgtaaatGAAACAAAGTGAATTCAAGAAATAAGGGTTTTTTggttgtgtgggtttttttttgtttgtttgtttgtttgttttttttatataaattgctTAGTTGTGGATCCTTCATATTAAGTTCTTCCACATCAGAGTTCGTTCCAAATTTAAATTGTAAGTATTGTGTAATCATTTTAATTGCCTTGCTTCTGATTTTATCTTGTGTACAGGCCTTCTTTTGTTAAGTGTTTCCTCAGGTATTTTATTAGGAccattttgaaataaataaattaattaaactgGAAAAACCAACCTGTGTATGTTTTGACCATTAAATATGAATAGATGATTGTAATGTGCGTGTTAACTCTTATTCCTTCGTTTTAGTTTGTGTTTGGGGCAAACCTTTTTAGTAGATATTCGAAGGCAGCAATTAAACCTTTCAAATGTTCTTTCTAATTAAAATGGCTGACTTATTCAGACTGGTTTGgagtgaaatgctctgttttatgGTACTGTGGACTGTGATGGTGATGGCAGATTTTAAGTcatgtaattaaatgtatttttaaaagcacATTTCAGGGTGAAAGGGTACATGAATGGTGGAGTAACAATCAATATAAAACCTCTTCAGGTTCTCTAGTGGATTTGGATAGAAAATAAAGTGACCCATTATTTGACCCAATGACCAATTATTTTAAGGAATGAACCCTGCTTACAGGACTGTTGATGCTTAAGAAATATATTGACCACACCAGTTTTATTTTCACAAAATATTTTAACCCTTTATACTTGGAGTTGGCTTTAAAACTCAAGTAATTTTAGACCTAAAACTTGGTGTATTTCTTATGTTGCACAGATAATTGAAAATCTGCCTGGAAGCAGGAAACGTGTTTGATTTATTCGTTATTATGTCAtcgattatttatttaattctattGAATAGTTAATTATATATGATCTAATCCTCATTTAAGGTTAGGATCTTTTTATTTAGGGTGAGGTTTGACAAATTTGACGCTTGTCTTTAAAGGGTTAGACCGTGCAGCTCGGAGCCGGGCCAGCAACAGCGTCGCTCATTGgtcgcctcctcctcttcctaaACAAGAGGCTCAGCTAATTTTAGTGCCCGTGTTTTCTTGCTCTCTATGGGGGATGGATTAGTGAGCCTGGGCTTAACATAGGTCTCCTTAAAAACAGGTATTCAGCTTAAACCTCCAGCAAGCGTCGCCGCCTCAACTGTTGGTCGTCGACCTGCTTGAGCGGTTGTGCGGACGGTGGGGATCAGCTGATGGTGCTTcgagctagctaagttagctagtgctaggtaggtaggtagctagctatctagctgaGGAACTTGGACAAATCTGACAACATGTTTGATGTGGGTAGTCGGATAGGTTGTGTAATGTCTGGTTAACGGCTTTATTTCTCAACTGCAGTAAGAAAGTCTGATGGCAGAGTTCATTCCCTGGTGCTTTGGCTGTTCGGGCTAGCTGCTTAGCGCTAGCTAATGGAAATATGTGGCGGTTTGCTCTGGTAAGTTTTCCTGGAAAGCATGAGTAGAAAACCACAACTGACCCAATATATAGCTACAGCTGTAGTTAACATGTAACCAGAGGCTGGTTAGTGACTGTAATTGCAGTAAAATATAGATAGTAGCTAGCTGTGTTGGGCTTTAGCtgtttagttagctagctagcctaaCTAGCTAACGTTACTAGAaacatgttagctagctagtgctagctggcTAAAGGGGGCTAATGGGGGCTCTGGTAATTGAAGTTCTTTTAATATATCATTACAGGAGAAATGAGGGCGATGAATTAGCTAGTGGGTTGAGGTAAGGATGGCCCAGACGTCTGGCAGCCCACAGGAGGGACAAAGTGGGCCCGAACCGAACAACAATGTGGGAGCAGACCCTCATACTGCAGGTATACCCCATTACAGGAGACACTGTAGAGACCTAAGCCTACCATCTCTTCAGCTATTCACTAACagttactgtgttttttttatttttaattttttatagtGACCCATTTTCAGTAGCTAAACCTAGTAGTAAACCTGTCACTTCTCTACAAGATAATTGTCTATTTCATTAAACAGTTATAACGCCCttttccacagcacaacactctCTGAGATGTAGCGCTAGCTTACATATGTTGTGGTGTAATATTTAGGCCAGCTGTGTGAACGTTACATGCGTCtgatgtggttggtgtagtgggtaacaacaccgcCTTCCTCATGGTAGACTAGGGTAGACATGGATTCCCGGGTCGGACCGGACCTGAAGCCTCAGCCAAATGTCGTAAATATAAATGAGCTCATACATCTGAAATGCTCTTTAAGACCATGTTGGCCATATGATACACCTCAgcctttaaaaacaacaacaggttTATCCATCCATTTGCTGTTTAGAAAGTGATTGTGAATATCTTTTCTATCCATATAGGCAGAGTGGAGCAGTGTACTGTGACTGACCGCTCCGAGCCCCTGGCTGCGGATGATGAACAGGTTATTTTTTCATCCATAATTTTCAATACTTACGGCAGATGCTTtgagggggggggttgtttgaGTTACCATTCGTATTTTAGCCTTAATGTTTAATGAAGGTTTATCCGCACTACTATTTTTAGTCCGGAGAATCTAAAATTGAGTGGCTGATTGACCGCATTTGGAGTCAGTGATGAAACATTTGGAACAGTGTTCATTTGATTTCCCTGCAATACTGTTCCTTTTAAGGTCTATTAAGTACCAGGTTCAGGCTGTTTTCAGGGATTGAACCTGGTTCCTCTGCAGTGTAAAAGAATGCAGAACTATGTGCAATTTCTTATATTTGTCTCAACTGTACTCCAAGAGTATGATTTATCAGGTGATGTCATGACCTTGGGTGTAACAGTGCATTAAAACATTATGGTATCACATTCTAAAAAGCATGTGCACGCGTGTGACGATGTAATGATGCATTACGGTGAACAGACCTTGTGTTAATTATGATATCTAGTGCAGTTGTTTGAACCTAACCAGCACCAACAAACAACGCTCTGTAGAACATTCATGTCGTGTGCCACAGTCCTTCCTCCTCCCAGCTGTATTCTCAGTAGTAGATCATCCAACAATATGGATACAGTTTCTTACAATATGGATACAGTTacatttctcttctttctcattTTGGTTCATATCATCATATCGTGGACCTGGTATCaggaatcaaatcaaatcaaatcaaaatgaaTTGTGCTCATTCGAGTGTGTTATTACATACCTAGTCTTGACTGGAGCTTTCAGTTTTCCCTTTCACCTGGTTTGAGAAACTGCGCTGTAGCTAGAtgaaatattcagaaattaGTATTTTGTTCATTTGGAAAAAAATGCTGTTAAAATTTAAATTAGGATCTTTTAAACTGTTGTTCTTACCATTTACACCATAGAAAACGCTCTGATTATAACTCTGACTCTGTTTGTGAAAGTTTCAGGTTCTCCAATTCTTGCCattaattaatttcattttaatattttcacCACAGAGAAAGCCGGGCGTCTGTCCAGAAATACTTTCTGAGGAGTATCTCTCAAAAGACAAGTATGATGGTAGGTGTCGGGTGAGCTTCTTTTGGATTGCGTTTTCAGTAGTCTATATACAGTATAGACTATTGTTCAATATACAGTATAGACTGTTCTAGACAGTTATTAGTTCAGTTTACTGCTAGTTGTAATGTAAATGACTATGTGTGTGACAAATGAACTGGGATTTTATTTGAAAGTAGCATCGCAGAAAGGTGATTACTGCAAGGAGCCCTTAATATTAACagatgtatataataaataacattttaaattagTTAGTTTATACCTTCAGAGTTGAGGTGCCTTTTTACAAAACTTAGATTttacaaaacacattttaggCCAAAAACATCTCTATTGTCCTATTCAGGTGTCATGCATGTATTCATAACCCTATCTGGTAACACCTTTCGGGGGGTcacttttagaggcattaaacccTTCAGACACCTGGTCGTGGACCTGGTATCGGGAATCAAATCAAAACGAATTGTGCTCACCGCCACCATTTCACCCCAGACAGCGCTGTATTATCTTGTTAataactgtttaattatgcagagatctaaaaaaaaatccatccaGTCCCCTTTAACCATTTTATTGACAGTTAAAAATCCTCATTTCTCCACAGGGTGTCGATATCAGGGTCCATTTACAAAGTCCCTTCAGAAGGCAGAGGCTCTGTTTCGGATACGCTTCAACCCCAGTCTAAAGTGGCTCCTGAGACAGAAGAGCGACGGCAGCTGCTGGGACTATGAAAGCGAAGACAACTTTGTGGCGTGCCAGAATCTTACTTCCCGCTCCTCCATGCGCCTCCAACGCCTTGAGCAAAACCTGCTGAGCCTCAGTTCTCAGTGCCGCGTACTGCGCGGACTGGGAGGCTGCTTGCGAGGATGTGTTACAGGGCTTTCGGCTTCTGGGGAGGCAGACTGTTACCACCATCCTCAGGCAGCGGCCTTCAGCCAGCACTACGGACAGCTTCAGCACCTTCTAGAGCAACGGGCTCTGCTCCTCTTTCTTCACGAGTATGGGCGGCGGTGTCGCGTGGCCAACTGCTTTGTGACACGGCTAGGTGACGTCCTGGATAGAGCCCGTGTTTTGCTGGCCAATGGAGGCGGTCAGGCCGCAAGACAGCCTAGCTCTACTTGGAACCTGGGCCTTCAAGCTATGTGTGAGGAACTGCAGCTTCACGTGAGCCATTGGGACCTTCTGTGTTCCAGAGCACGCTCTGACCTTTTCTTGCGGCCTGTTCTTTTCAGTCACACAGAAATGCTCTGCTCTATGCGGAGGGCCTTGTGGTTGCTGGGCCTACAAGCTTTGCTGTTGATGGAGCATTGCATCCACACAGCCCTCTTGGCTCTCGCTGCTGCTCAGTTGGGAAGGGTACCCAGAGATGCCTTGGAGGACTTGGTAGCTGCTGTAGAACTCTATAACCATATTGTGGCCCAACAAAGAGCTACAGCCTGGAGCTCACAGATTTTATTCCGCTCTGACTGGTATCACATCAGGCAATGCTTGCCCAGGAAAAGTGCCAGACCTGCCCCATTCCCGGTGGTCCATCTGATGAAGATTCTGGCTCAGCGTCGAGCACAGATTGCAGCAGAGCAGCTTTACCACTGGACATGTCAACAGACTGACCTCATTTCTCTTGCAGGGCATACCAGCACTGAATGGACAAACTCTGGACCCTCTGACCCCCTTCAGCCTTCATCATGTACCTCAGCCTTGGCCACAGTTGAGATTTCACCTGACGCCATCCCAGATGAGCCTCCAAGAAAGCGACTCCACAGTTTCTGGTCTTCCAATCTTCCCTTCTCTGCATTTGTTCGCCGTGACCGAGAGTATCTTGAAATTCTCTTTCAGGTTTTGGTGTCCTCCACAGACCTCTTGGCTCCACACATTCCTAAAAGACCCCCGTTAGACAGGGCTCACACTGCAGACAGTGCGATGGAGAGTAACCACAGAGCCAGTGAAGGAGAAGAAAGGCTTTTGAACAGAGCCAAAACAGCCTCCAGTAGGCACAAGGCTATTCAGTGGATGGACCTGAGCAAGTCTGATGCATGTGTAGAGCTTTTCTCTCAATACAGGGACATGCTGTGGAGAGAATTTGGGAGAGCTGTTATACATTGCTTCTATTACCACTCCCAAAGCCCCATTCTGGGTAGTGTAAACCAATGGAATTATCAGATGGTCTTCCTTTTGGGCAAGTGGCTGAAACATGCTTGTAAAGAAGGTAAGACATGAGATCTGTAAGATTGTACAGATACTAAGTATGTGTACAGTGGAATTCCGTGCAGATTCTGCATTttagtgcttttcctgctcccGACATACTTGATTCAACTAATAAGAGATTGTATCTGTGCGTCTTGGGTGAGTTTATACTTGTATTTGTTTATGGCTTGgacttatccagatataattctgatactcaagacgcatgaCGTGTAAGTGGCGTGATGTGACTAGTATCAGGATTGTATCCTAAtatgattttagccacatgcatttacatttggTAGTCAAAAGCGTCTCTGGTATTTTTATATTGCttattaaactgttttttttttcttttcttcagaaCTTGTTCCATCAGAATGCAAAGAGGTGTTGAATAAATTTTGCTCCCATATTTTATCTACTGCTGCCTTCATGCGTTGGGACGAAAGTAAGTCAGTTGACTAAAAGTACAAATCACACTGCTGTTGTGTAAAAAGATTACTTGATGCTTTTAAGACTTTTAAATTTACCGGTTTTCAGTACCATCAGTTTTTTGGTGAAAATATAGCCCTCTTTCTGAGCTGTATCATGTTTTACTGGTGGTGTTTACATTACTGTTGATGGAGCTCAtcttccacccccccccccctcccatcaTCATGTCTTAACACTGAACTAATGTATGTACTTTTCTATGAATCTTTTGGCATTGTTGTACTGTTGTATAATCTTATTTCCGGTGTTAGTAATCTTGGgttggtttgtgtttgtttcagtgATGTGTTCGTCACTGGGTTTGGGGCTAAATGACAAATGCTTACCCCGCCCCATGCTGGAAAACTCCGCCGTAAGGACTGCCACCATGGACCTCACAATCCACCTGTTCCCTCCTTTGTTCTGCATCCTCCAGCTACTGCAAATCTCAGACCCAAACTCAGGTACAGTGCCATGAGTAGATATGCACATTATTCCCCACTTCCTATTTTGAAACTTATTTAAATGTCCTGAATTCTCTATAATTATTAACTATaatagtatttacatttacatttatggcatttagcagacgctcttatccagagcgacttacaaggttactggtattacagaggtgggtcaatgtagtgttagtagtcttgcccaaggactcttattggtgtagcgctgcatagtcacccagactgggaatcgaaccccagtctcccacatggtgtggtagctcactggcaggtagtggtgttatccattgcgccacaccaaccaccagtaTGCTTTTCATAATTTTTTTGAGACGAAtttttttgagattttttttgaGACGACAAGAAGAATTCTGTAACTTTTAGAGTCCTTAGTCTCACAAttgattatatttatttttctcttggTAGGTGAGACAGAAACCAGGAGCCTCAGTGTGTGTCACTTAGGGTTGCTGCGCAGGGCAGTAGCCACTGTCCAGTCCTCTACGTTCTGGATAATGAGTAAAGCTTACCAGTTTCTGGCCTCATGGTCTCTCAATAAGTTCCTGCTGGTCACACAAGGAGATCTTAAGGTAcatgacatttttaaatgttatttatacCAGGGCTGCACACAGCTGTGATTCCTATATACACTCACTAAGCACCTTATTAGTGCAGTGCAATGCATTAcatcatgcagatacaggccagcagcttctgGAATGGTGCAGTAAAGACAATCATCCAGTGAGTGGCAGTTCTGCAAACACAAGCACCTTATTAATCAGCGAAATCAACACTTGACTATAGTCAataagtgtagaaacaaggaggtgttTTTAATGAAGAGGCTGGTTGGTGTTTTATATATTGCACAGGACAGTCTTGCATTTTTGACTAACAAGCAATATATAGTACAGCCCTATCATTTTATAgaagaaaatgcattttttttcttggttgGAAGGTTCTCAGGAGAGCAGTGGAGAGCCTAACCCAGCAGCTAGAACATGTAGGCGAAGATGCTGAACATCCTCTGATTGTGCAGCACAAACTCCAGCTAACTCTGGCAGTCTCACAACTACAGGTGAGTTCTCAGATTTTCagctaaaacattttttttgtcacagtaATTGCCTCTCAATCTTAGTATAAACATGACAAAAGTTTGGTTAGTCGTTTGGATTGAGAAGATACTATAACCAGTCTTCCATACCTTACAAGAATTGTACTACGAAGCTCTAGGAAGTTGTGGTAAGAAAGTTTTCACTGTTcagaaattatttttatatacaacAGGCTTTCTCTGAGCTTGTCCTAAGGATCTTTTCAATGGACTGCAAGAAAATGTCGGTGGAGATTTTTGAGCAAACCATGCCGTCAGCAAAACACTGGAGAGTTAACTACAAATCAGGTTGGTAGGCTGGAATTAATTTcagtgggaaaggttttttaaaaaatgcatatTTTATTTGTACATATTTGCATATGTGTACTTCCAGCATGGGATAGCTGATTTGtgtgctttttttcttcttcttagaATTACCAACCAGCCCGAGTGAGTATGCAGCCTCTGCAGCTCAAAGTGTGATTGGCCAGGTCCTGGAAGGAGTGCAACCTCTACCAGATGAGGCTCGTATTCCAGCCTTGGCTGAGGCCATGACTGCCTTCATGGAGGCCTGGATGGAGCACATCCTCAAACAGAAAATCAAGTTCAGGTTGGTGGATATGTTCAGTAAATGCTGACTGAAGGTTGTTTTGGGTTTATACCTTGTCCCTcacagtgtgatgctggctaaTTAGGCTAATTTATTAGAGCTGGGGATCTgacgctttcctctgagcgcattggctgcctagtgatgctgctaaggtggcagttcgaaaagaggtggtagCTGACTTTACATGTATCGGAGAAGGCATGTGTTGTTCTTACCCTCcaagtgttgggagcattgcaagtgatggGGGAAGTCCTAGttagtgggtgggttaattagcaCAAATAAATTggaaaaagaaataattaaataaaatctaaaCTTTTGTTTAGTTTCTATATGCACACACTAGAAACATTTTGTtaagtaatttaaaaaaactttaCTTGAtatctgtaaaaacaaacagcatTTAGTCCATGTCTTGGATGTAGAGCACTGTTTGTTTACCTCAGTTCTCTGTCCATGGCAGCATCCAGGGAGCTCTGCAGCTGAAGCAGGATTTTGACCTTATCCGAGATTTGATTCGTTCAGAGGAGTACAGTCTTTCGGAGGAGCTACACCACAGGCTGCTGTCTCTACGTGTTTTTCATCAAGTGGACAGCGCTATAGTGTGTCTGCTACAGCAGCCCATGGCCAAAACCTATGTTCTCTCTCGAGGATGGGATCCCTTCAGACGCTGCTGTAAGTCAATGCATGTGGTAAGACCTAATGCAGATTAGAATCATTCTGGTGACAGTCTGTGGGGAGGAAAATCTCAATTCGACaaatttaatctttttttttaatcttagtTGCAGTTGATCAGTTAAGACATTAGTTTAATATCTTGGAAAGAAGTACTAATGAAATTCAGGCTTTAAGACAAAAACATCAGGCCTGGTATTAATGGTGTAGCTGTGAggtacttttgtccttttatgtAGAGTAGTATCCCATACTGTCAGAAACCACTTAAACAATTTGAGACATAAATTTGCAAAGCTTTCATCAGTGTGCAGTTTTTTGCTGCACAACTAATTAGTTTAATAGCTCTATTTTGACACAAACAAAGCATTTTGCAATCTGATTGCCTGCATTTAGGTTAATGGGAAAACTGTTAgttttagattagatttttagTTAGATTTTTCACTGAACTGCTGCTTCATGAAATCTGTTCAAATTACAGCCCATATTGTAGATCATGTTCTCTCATATTCCAAAACTAATTTTGTTTTCTCAGGTCCAAAACGAGGCCAGGTGGTGGACCAGGCAGCTGGCAGCCTCAATAACCTGGAAACCATGGACATCCAGCCAGCATGCCACCAGGCCTTGACCCAAACGGAAGGCTCTGTGACCCCAGAGTTGCTCTCCACAGCTCCACCTGAGTCCTACTTGGCTGTGGCCCAGCAGGAGTGGCTGGATCTGCGCATTCACAGTGGCTCTCGCTGGAGGCTCCCTGGCTTCCAGTGTTTCACTAAATCTGAGCCCTAAAGCACTGACTTGATAACATGGATGCTTGGATTAGTATTATGTCGTCCAGCTATCGTTGTGACTGTACTTCCTTTCAAATTTACATTGAAATGGAAATGCCTTTTAAAAGCAATGAATCGAAACGAATAGGACAATCTTAAACAATATCTTGACCATCCGAATGTAATACCTAAAATGTAACTGTCGGACTGTTATACTGTAAGTTACATTGTCCAAATTCTTGCATAAGTATACACAAATTGACCGTTCTTGTAGTATAAGGTACATACAGTAATTTTAAGAAACTATAAATGTActgtaatagtataataataccACAATAGGGGTGGCGAGACCGTACTAGTTATGGTGGGTCCTGCAAAAACGAACTTTTGTCAGGGAACCTTATAGCATGGGTCACTTAACCTCTTCCTGGAAATCTACCCTGGTTCCTGGTTTGATTCCAACCTAAATCTAAAACACCTGATCCAATTCATCAAGGCCAATCCCTTTGTCTTAAATTGAGAACTTCCGTAGTGTACCAGACACTTTTAATGCAAGTAGTCTGTTCACACTGCAAAATAAAGAGGGATGTAGAGTACTTTTCATTCCAGATGATGCTAAAGAAATTCACATTTCACACTGTTTGCTCTCTGCAGCCATGCAATTCATGCTGGAAGGTGAGGAAACAGGAGAGGCTGCTGCAGGTGGAAGTTTCTTTAGTTACTA from Salminus brasiliensis chromosome 19, fSalBra1.hap2, whole genome shotgun sequence encodes the following:
- the ccdc142 gene encoding uncharacterized protein ccdc142, with the protein product MAQTSGSPQEGQSGPEPNNNVGADPHTAGRVEQCTVTDRSEPLAADDEQRKPGVCPEILSEEYLSKDKYDGCRYQGPFTKSLQKAEALFRIRFNPSLKWLLRQKSDGSCWDYESEDNFVACQNLTSRSSMRLQRLEQNLLSLSSQCRVLRGLGGCLRGCVTGLSASGEADCYHHPQAAAFSQHYGQLQHLLEQRALLLFLHEYGRRCRVANCFVTRLGDVLDRARVLLANGGGQAARQPSSTWNLGLQAMCEELQLHVSHWDLLCSRARSDLFLRPVLFSHTEMLCSMRRALWLLGLQALLLMEHCIHTALLALAAAQLGRVPRDALEDLVAAVELYNHIVAQQRATAWSSQILFRSDWYHIRQCLPRKSARPAPFPVVHLMKILAQRRAQIAAEQLYHWTCQQTDLISLAGHTSTEWTNSGPSDPLQPSSCTSALATVEISPDAIPDEPPRKRLHSFWSSNLPFSAFVRRDREYLEILFQVLVSSTDLLAPHIPKRPPLDRAHTADSAMESNHRASEGEERLLNRAKTASSRHKAIQWMDLSKSDACVELFSQYRDMLWREFGRAVIHCFYYHSQSPILGSVNQWNYQMVFLLGKWLKHACKEELVPSECKEVLNKFCSHILSTAAFMRWDEMMCSSLGLGLNDKCLPRPMLENSAVRTATMDLTIHLFPPLFCILQLLQISDPNSGETETRSLSVCHLGLLRRAVATVQSSTFWIMSKAYQFLASWSLNKFLLVTQGDLKVLRRAVESLTQQLEHVGEDAEHPLIVQHKLQLTLAVSQLQAFSELVLRIFSMDCKKMSVEIFEQTMPSAKHWRVNYKSELPTSPSEYAASAAQSVIGQVLEGVQPLPDEARIPALAEAMTAFMEAWMEHILKQKIKFSIQGALQLKQDFDLIRDLIRSEEYSLSEELHHRLLSLRVFHQVDSAIVCLLQQPMAKTYVLSRGWDPFRRCCPKRGQVVDQAAGSLNNLETMDIQPACHQALTQTEGSVTPELLSTAPPESYLAVAQQEWLDLRIHSGSRWRLPGFQCFTKSEP